In Minwuia thermotolerans, the following proteins share a genomic window:
- a CDS encoding 3-hydroxyacyl-CoA dehydrogenase/enoyl-CoA hydratase family protein: MTEINKVAVIGAGVMGAGIAAHVANAGIPVVLLDIVPEGADDRSFIAKTAVERMLKTNPAPFMHRKNARLIETGNLEDNLDLVADCDWICEAIVENPKIKRDLYARLDKVRKAGSVVTSNTSTIPLEVLTEGLGEGFAQDFAITHFFNPPRYMRLLEVVKGPRTRDDAYAALKAFGDVRLGKEVIECKDTPGFIGNRIGIFWSTVATRQAYDMGLTVEEADSIVGRPTGVPKTGIFGLGDLTGIDLGPHVIASMIDLVPAEDPLHDFVSQDHPLTKLTAKMIEEGYTGRKGKGGFYRRVRQDGRTIKETIDLRSGEYRPTQKADFESAKAAKKGLRALVEHPDKGGQYAWAVLSHVLSYSAALAEEIAADIRSVDLAMKTGYAWKWGPFEMIDMLDAGWLADRLAGEGRPVPALLEAARGRSFYREEGEKLSILGFDGEYRDVDLPEGVWMLADIKRGRQPVKSNASASIWDAGDGVAVLEFHSKMNALDEGSIEMIRQAAKIDKLGFRALVVGNDADNFSVGANVGVALFGANAAMWPLIENGVAEGQKAMQALKNSPFPVVAAPAGMALGGGCEVCLHADAIQAHAETYIGLVEVGVGLLPGWGGCKELTIRNMTNTKRPGGPMPALSAAFEAISTAKVATSAQEARDMQILREGDGITMNRRRVLADAKKKALAMAADYTQPEPIVVNLPGPTALAAMKMAVEGFYLQGKATEYDTVIAEQVGRVLSGGDTDITEEVTEKKLLELEREGFMTLIRNEKTLQRIEHMLTKNRPLRN; this comes from the coding sequence ATGACGGAGATCAACAAGGTCGCCGTCATCGGCGCCGGCGTCATGGGCGCGGGCATCGCCGCCCATGTCGCCAATGCCGGCATTCCGGTCGTGCTGCTGGACATCGTGCCCGAGGGCGCCGACGACCGCTCCTTCATCGCGAAGACGGCCGTGGAGCGCATGCTGAAGACCAATCCCGCGCCGTTCATGCACAGGAAGAACGCGCGGCTGATCGAGACCGGCAATCTGGAGGACAATCTCGATCTCGTCGCCGACTGCGACTGGATCTGCGAGGCGATCGTCGAGAACCCGAAGATCAAGCGCGACCTCTATGCGCGGCTCGACAAGGTGCGCAAGGCCGGCTCCGTCGTCACCTCCAACACCTCGACCATTCCGCTGGAGGTGCTGACCGAGGGGCTGGGCGAGGGTTTCGCGCAGGACTTCGCCATCACCCACTTCTTCAACCCGCCGCGCTACATGCGCCTGCTGGAGGTGGTGAAGGGGCCGCGGACCCGCGACGACGCCTATGCCGCGCTGAAGGCATTCGGCGATGTCCGGCTGGGCAAGGAAGTCATCGAGTGCAAGGACACGCCGGGCTTCATCGGCAACCGCATCGGCATCTTCTGGTCCACGGTCGCCACCCGCCAGGCCTATGACATGGGCCTGACCGTCGAGGAGGCGGACAGCATCGTCGGCCGGCCCACGGGCGTGCCCAAGACCGGCATCTTCGGCCTGGGCGACCTGACCGGCATCGACCTCGGCCCCCACGTCATTGCCTCCATGATCGACCTGGTGCCCGCCGAGGATCCGCTGCACGACTTCGTCAGCCAGGATCACCCGCTGACGAAGCTGACGGCGAAGATGATCGAGGAGGGCTATACCGGCCGCAAGGGCAAGGGCGGCTTCTACCGCCGCGTCAGGCAGGACGGCCGCACCATCAAGGAGACCATCGACCTGCGCAGCGGCGAATACCGCCCGACGCAGAAGGCGGATTTCGAAAGCGCGAAGGCGGCGAAGAAGGGCCTCCGCGCCCTGGTCGAGCATCCCGACAAGGGCGGCCAGTACGCCTGGGCGGTGCTCAGCCACGTGCTGAGCTATTCGGCGGCGCTGGCCGAGGAGATCGCCGCCGACATCCGCTCCGTCGATCTGGCGATGAAGACGGGCTACGCCTGGAAGTGGGGCCCGTTCGAGATGATCGACATGCTCGACGCGGGCTGGCTGGCCGACAGGCTGGCCGGGGAGGGCCGGCCGGTGCCGGCGCTGCTGGAGGCCGCGCGCGGCAGGAGCTTCTACCGGGAGGAGGGCGAGAAGCTCTCCATCCTGGGTTTCGACGGCGAATACCGCGACGTCGACCTGCCCGAGGGCGTCTGGATGCTGGCCGACATCAAACGCGGCCGGCAGCCGGTGAAGTCGAACGCCTCCGCCTCGATCTGGGACGCCGGCGACGGGGTCGCGGTGCTCGAGTTCCACTCCAAGATGAACGCCCTCGACGAAGGCTCGATCGAGATGATCCGGCAGGCGGCGAAGATCGACAAGCTCGGCTTCAGGGCGCTGGTGGTCGGCAACGACGCCGACAATTTCTCCGTCGGCGCCAATGTCGGCGTGGCGCTGTTCGGCGCCAACGCGGCCATGTGGCCCCTGATCGAGAACGGCGTCGCCGAGGGTCAGAAGGCCATGCAGGCGCTGAAGAACAGCCCCTTCCCCGTGGTCGCCGCGCCCGCCGGCATGGCGCTGGGCGGCGGCTGCGAGGTCTGCCTGCACGCCGACGCCATCCAGGCCCATGCCGAGACCTATATCGGACTGGTCGAGGTCGGCGTCGGGCTGCTGCCCGGCTGGGGCGGCTGCAAGGAGCTGACGATCCGCAACATGACCAACACGAAGCGCCCGGGCGGGCCCATGCCGGCCCTCTCGGCCGCCTTCGAGGCGATCAGCACGGCCAAGGTCGCCACCAGCGCCCAGGAAGCCCGCGACATGCAGATCCTGCGCGAGGGCGACGGCATCACCATGAACCGCCGCCGCGTGCTGGCCGACGCGAAGAAGAAGGCGCTGGCGATGGCGGCGGACTACACCCAGCCGGAGCCGATCGTCGTCAACCTGCCGGGACCGACGGCGCTCGCGGCCATGAAGATGGCGGTCGAGGGCTTCTACCTGCAGGGCAAGGCGACCGAGTACGACACGGTGATCGCCGAGCAGGTCGGCCGCGTCCTTTCCGGCGGCGATACCGACATCACCGAGGAGGTGACGGAGAAGAAGCTGCTGGAGCTGGAGCGGGAAGGCTTCATGACGCTGATCCGCAACGAGAAGACGCTGCAGCGGATCGAGCACATGCTGACGAAGAACCGCCCGCTCAGGAACTGA